A window from Verrucomicrobiota bacterium encodes these proteins:
- a CDS encoding efflux RND transporter permease subunit encodes MPVWLIRWSAAHPILVIGLAAALALLGLWTAPRQQLDAIPDASDTQVILAVRWEQPPDLVEAQVTYPLTTALLGTPKVTSVRGFTDAGLALIYVLFEDGTDLYWARSRVAEMLSRTTSVLPAGAHVEMGPDATGVGWVFQYALVDNTGKQSLAELRAVQDWTLRYALQATPGVAEVATVGGFEKEYQVTVQPGALEQYHLTFKAVVDAVRNSTMETGGQQIELSGRNFTVRGRGLAHTVNDLENAVVYGQNATTDLTAGMVPVRLGDIAQIELVPRSRQGLCDLDGKGEVVGGVVVMRQGQNALEVIHRVKERLQALAPSLPPGVRIVTTYDRSELIRRSIKTLERELLLAACAVSLVICISLRDAIPALVAVMVIPATLLISLLPMLWFGLNLNIMSIGGIILSIGVLVDGAIIQVENVHRKLQTAGGGRIKVLRALEEVTPAIFLSLLSITVTFFPIFALTGQEGRLFQPLAAAKTTVMVTAALMTLTLAPALRVLFFHGSTRPSLTKAGPSSPAAFRPKLYERTVRLALRFPAITIAGAALLFVATVPVYFQLGREFMPPLNEETVLYMPTMLPGVSATQALQVLQRQDAVLASFPEVVRVYGKAGRAQTATDPAPLSMIETTLVLKPPEQWRERRRWYSGWSPEWLKRLLFRRLASDRITYDQLVSEMNRAVTLPGVINSWTMPIRGRIDMLTSGARTPLAVKVSGPDLKTAQQIGEQVEACLQRVAGTRSALAERPAEGYFIDIQIDRERLANRRLQVADVQEVVAGAIGGEPAAEIFEGGGRYPVTVRYPKRFRDNLDAIGRITVVTEDGERVPLEEVATIRPVRDTGTIRTEGGMLAAYVFVDCDADDIGHYVGRAQQAISQTVKVPPGYLLQWSGEYENMMRARQRLQVVVPVTLLLLLVLLYLNTQSWIKTSIVLLAVPFSLVGAVWLLYALGYNLSVATWVGMIALVGLDAETGVFMLLFLDLAYAEARRQGSLSQPQGLADAVVDGAARRLRPKLMTVAAAFMGLLPAMLSTGTGSDVTKRIVAPMIGGLAASFILELLVYPPIYFLWRRRTDGPHATAQREKSPIAM; translated from the coding sequence ATGCCAGTCTGGTTGATCCGGTGGTCCGCAGCGCATCCGATCCTGGTGATCGGCCTTGCTGCCGCGTTGGCACTCCTGGGACTTTGGACGGCGCCGCGTCAGCAACTGGATGCGATCCCGGATGCATCCGATACGCAGGTCATCCTGGCGGTCCGATGGGAACAACCACCCGACCTCGTCGAGGCCCAAGTAACCTACCCGCTCACCACGGCTCTGCTCGGAACGCCCAAGGTCACGTCCGTACGTGGTTTTACGGATGCAGGACTTGCGTTGATCTATGTGCTTTTCGAAGACGGTACCGATCTTTACTGGGCCAGAAGCAGGGTAGCCGAAATGCTTTCGAGGACCACGTCCGTTTTGCCCGCCGGTGCGCACGTGGAAATGGGGCCCGATGCGACCGGCGTCGGGTGGGTATTTCAATACGCACTCGTGGACAACACGGGAAAACAGTCCCTCGCCGAGCTGCGGGCGGTGCAGGATTGGACCCTGCGGTACGCGCTCCAGGCGACGCCGGGCGTGGCGGAAGTGGCCACGGTAGGAGGTTTCGAGAAGGAATACCAGGTCACGGTCCAACCCGGCGCGCTCGAGCAGTACCATCTGACCTTCAAGGCGGTCGTCGACGCGGTCCGCAATTCCACCATGGAAACCGGCGGCCAGCAGATCGAGCTTTCGGGCCGCAATTTTACCGTGCGCGGCCGCGGTTTGGCGCATACGGTGAACGACCTCGAGAACGCGGTCGTGTATGGGCAGAACGCGACGACCGATCTGACGGCGGGTATGGTGCCGGTACGATTGGGCGACATCGCGCAGATCGAACTAGTGCCGCGCAGCCGCCAAGGGCTCTGCGACCTGGATGGGAAAGGCGAGGTCGTCGGCGGCGTGGTGGTGATGCGGCAGGGCCAGAACGCCTTGGAAGTGATTCACAGGGTAAAGGAGCGGCTGCAGGCGCTGGCGCCATCGTTGCCTCCGGGGGTCCGGATCGTGACGACTTATGACCGCTCCGAGCTGATCCGGCGGTCCATCAAAACGCTCGAACGGGAACTGCTGCTTGCCGCGTGCGCGGTCAGCCTGGTGATCTGCATCTCGCTGCGGGACGCCATCCCGGCACTGGTGGCCGTGATGGTAATCCCGGCGACCCTGCTCATTTCGCTGCTGCCGATGCTCTGGTTCGGCCTGAACCTGAACATCATGTCTATCGGCGGCATCATCCTCTCCATCGGAGTTCTGGTGGACGGGGCGATCATTCAGGTAGAGAACGTTCACCGGAAACTTCAGACGGCGGGCGGCGGGCGAATCAAGGTCCTCCGTGCCCTCGAAGAGGTCACGCCGGCGATCTTTCTGTCGTTGCTGTCGATAACCGTGACGTTCTTCCCGATCTTTGCGCTTACCGGCCAGGAGGGACGGCTGTTTCAACCTCTTGCCGCGGCCAAAACGACGGTGATGGTGACGGCGGCGCTCATGACGCTCACGCTCGCGCCGGCGTTGCGCGTGCTCTTCTTTCACGGCAGCACCCGTCCGTCTCTCACGAAGGCCGGCCCGTCGTCACCGGCGGCGTTTCGGCCGAAGCTGTACGAACGCACGGTACGGCTGGCGTTGCGGTTTCCGGCCATTACCATCGCGGGTGCTGCTCTTTTGTTCGTCGCGACCGTCCCCGTTTATTTCCAACTGGGACGCGAGTTTATGCCGCCGTTGAATGAGGAAACGGTTTTGTACATGCCGACCATGCTTCCAGGCGTTTCGGCAACGCAGGCGCTCCAGGTACTGCAGCGGCAGGACGCGGTGCTGGCCTCTTTCCCGGAAGTGGTCCGGGTGTACGGCAAGGCCGGCCGCGCACAAACCGCCACCGACCCGGCGCCGCTGAGTATGATCGAGACCACGCTGGTTCTGAAGCCGCCAGAGCAGTGGCGTGAACGGCGCCGGTGGTATTCCGGATGGTCGCCGGAGTGGCTCAAAAGGTTGCTGTTCCGCAGGCTCGCGAGTGATCGGATCACGTACGACCAATTGGTTTCGGAGATGAACCGGGCGGTTACCCTGCCGGGAGTCATCAACTCGTGGACGATGCCGATTCGTGGACGCATCGACATGTTGACCAGCGGTGCGCGTACCCCGCTGGCCGTAAAGGTCTCGGGACCAGACCTGAAAACAGCCCAACAGATTGGTGAGCAGGTCGAGGCATGCCTGCAGCGCGTCGCGGGCACGCGTTCGGCGTTGGCCGAGAGGCCGGCAGAAGGTTACTTCATCGACATTCAGATCGACCGGGAACGGCTGGCGAACCGGCGGTTGCAAGTCGCCGATGTACAGGAAGTTGTCGCGGGTGCAATTGGCGGTGAACCGGCTGCGGAAATCTTCGAAGGCGGAGGTCGCTACCCGGTGACGGTGCGCTACCCGAAGCGTTTTCGGGACAACCTCGACGCGATCGGCCGGATCACGGTCGTCACCGAGGACGGGGAACGTGTCCCGCTGGAGGAGGTCGCTACGATCCGGCCGGTCCGCGACACGGGCACCATAAGGACGGAGGGCGGGATGCTCGCTGCCTATGTCTTCGTCGATTGTGACGCGGATGACATCGGGCACTATGTGGGCCGTGCGCAACAGGCGATTTCGCAGACGGTGAAGGTCCCGCCCGGCTATTTGCTCCAGTGGAGCGGCGAGTACGAGAACATGATGCGCGCCAGACAACGGCTCCAGGTCGTCGTTCCGGTGACCTTGCTTCTGCTGCTGGTGCTCCTGTACCTCAATACACAGTCCTGGATCAAGACGAGCATCGTTTTGCTGGCCGTGCCATTCTCGTTGGTCGGCGCCGTCTGGCTGCTTTATGCGCTCGGCTACAACCTTTCCGTGGCGACCTGGGTAGGAATGATCGCCCTGGTGGGACTGGACGCCGAGACCGGGGTGTTTATGCTCCTCTTTCTTGACCTCGCCTATGCGGAAGCCCGCCGGCAAGGTTCGCTGAGCCAGCCGCAGGGTTTGGCGGATGCCGTGGTGGACGGCGCAGCCAGGCGCCTGCGTCCGAAGCTAATGACTGTGGCGGCCGCCTTCATGGGCCTGTTACCGGCGATGCTTTCGACCGGTACCGGATCTGACGTCACCAAGCGGATTGTTGCCCCGATGATCGGCGGGCTCGCAGCGTCGTTCATTCTTGAACTGCTGGTTTACCCGCCGATCTATTTTCTCTGGCGCCGGCGGACGGATGGGCCTCACGCCACGGCGCAACGGGAAAAGAGCCCCATTGCGATGTAG